Proteins encoded within one genomic window of Brenneria nigrifluens DSM 30175 = ATCC 13028:
- a CDS encoding DUF2075 domain-containing protein, with the protein MSEINQASFKLAPGKTLSAEQEALKRGVEAFLDRHRHDQHALFVIHGEAGTGKSVLLNTLFGEIQTQARLRPPHPLYGSENYLLVNHPEMLKAYKNAADNQPALRKKDYERPTTFINRMHKRGAIADIVLVDEAHLLLTRRDSYNHFFQDNHLEEIIRLARIVVLVFDEQQVLKFKSLWRESDLSRMLTRWPHEVYALRRQFRMRADAASLRWIRAFCQRRLLPLPGAEEAFEIGIFDDAQAMYERVKEKNAARGLSRMLSTYDYPYRLDGQDYFIEEGRFRLRWDRAKPNERLPWAEREDTIDEVGSVYTVQGFDLNYVGLILGPSVAWDAQREEIVLDAARYEDSAAFQGQSRIENSAGMKERIMLNAINVLMTRAIHGLYIYAHDRGLRNKLMSLARK; encoded by the coding sequence ATGTCAGAAATTAATCAGGCCAGTTTTAAGCTCGCGCCAGGAAAAACGCTTTCCGCCGAGCAGGAGGCGTTAAAGCGCGGTGTCGAGGCGTTCCTGGACCGGCATCGGCATGACCAACATGCGCTCTTCGTTATCCATGGCGAAGCCGGAACGGGCAAAAGCGTTTTATTGAATACCCTGTTCGGCGAGATACAAACCCAGGCCCGCCTGCGGCCGCCGCACCCGCTTTACGGCAGCGAGAACTACCTTCTCGTTAACCATCCCGAGATGCTGAAAGCCTATAAAAATGCCGCCGATAACCAGCCCGCGCTGAGAAAAAAGGATTACGAGCGGCCCACCACTTTTATCAACCGGATGCATAAACGCGGTGCAATTGCCGACATCGTGCTGGTTGACGAAGCGCATCTGCTGCTGACCCGGCGCGATAGCTATAACCATTTTTTCCAGGATAATCATCTGGAGGAGATTATTCGTCTGGCGCGCATCGTGGTGCTGGTTTTCGATGAACAGCAGGTGTTGAAATTCAAGAGTCTGTGGCGGGAAAGCGATCTGTCGCGCATGCTGACTCGCTGGCCGCATGAGGTTTACGCGCTGCGGCGGCAGTTCCGCATGCGTGCGGATGCGGCCAGCCTGCGCTGGATCCGCGCTTTTTGTCAGCGCCGACTGCTGCCGCTGCCGGGGGCGGAAGAGGCTTTCGAGATCGGGATATTCGATGATGCTCAGGCCATGTATGAACGGGTAAAAGAAAAAAATGCCGCCCGCGGCCTGTCGCGTATGTTGTCGACGTATGACTATCCCTATCGGCTGGACGGGCAGGACTATTTTATCGAAGAGGGGCGGTTCCGCTTGCGCTGGGACCGCGCGAAACCAAATGAGCGTCTGCCCTGGGCCGAGCGCGAAGACACCATTGACGAGGTGGGATCGGTTTACACTGTGCAGGGGTTCGATCTGAACTATGTCGGCCTGATTCTGGGGCCGTCGGTGGCGTGGGATGCGCAGCGTGAGGAGATCGTGCTCGATGCGGCCAGATACGAAGATAGCGCGGCTTTTCAGGGCCAATCGCGCATTGAAAATAGCGCCGGGATGAAAGAGCGCATCATGCTCAACGCCATCAATGTGCTGATGACCCGCGCCATTCACGGACTCTATATTTACGCCCACGATCGCGGATTGCGTAACAAGCTGATGTCGCTAGCGCGAAAATAG
- the def gene encoding peptide deformylase, whose amino-acid sequence MDATEVLWIDDPRMNQRSRNVDIIDDEVKALVTRMFAVIDAMKDSGLAAIQLGVPLRIVVIDMADEKGERQRLALINPQITHSSPEKTSHLELCSSIPGHPMPVERAKRVKVAFIDLDGAAREIDAGGEFAVCLQHEIDHLDGLSLLDNLSDLKRNRLKTQLAKLRRKTVSHQ is encoded by the coding sequence ATGGATGCAACTGAAGTGCTTTGGATTGACGATCCGCGGATGAACCAGCGTTCCCGCAACGTCGATATTATTGATGATGAGGTTAAGGCGCTGGTCACGCGCATGTTCGCCGTGATTGACGCCATGAAGGATTCGGGGCTTGCCGCCATCCAGTTGGGCGTTCCGCTGCGCATCGTCGTCATAGACATGGCGGACGAAAAGGGAGAACGCCAGCGCCTGGCGTTGATTAACCCGCAGATAACCCACTCTTCGCCGGAGAAAACGTCACATCTGGAACTGTGCTCTTCTATTCCAGGCCATCCCATGCCGGTGGAACGGGCGAAGCGGGTCAAGGTGGCATTTATCGATCTGGACGGCGCCGCGCGGGAGATCGACGCCGGCGGCGAGTTTGCCGTATGCCTGCAACACGAAATCGATCATCTCGACGGGCTGTCGCTGCTCGACAACCTGTCCGATCTGAAACGTAACCGCCTCAAGACGCAGCTTGCCAAACTGCGTCGCAAAACGGTTTCCCATCAGTGA
- a CDS encoding L-alanine exporter AlaE, producing the protein MFFSPVSRLRSATADTFALVVYCFITGMVIEIGLSGMSFEQSLSSRLLSIPVNIVVAWPYGIYRDRVLGFARRHGPQHFLLRNLADLLAYVSFQSPVYIAILWTIGADSSQMLTAVASNAVVSMVMGVIYGYFLEYCRRLFRVAVTG; encoded by the coding sequence ATGTTCTTTTCCCCGGTCTCAAGATTACGCAGCGCCACGGCGGATACCTTCGCCCTGGTGGTTTATTGCTTTATTACCGGCATGGTGATTGAGATCGGACTTTCCGGCATGAGCTTTGAACAGTCTTTATCTTCACGGCTGCTGTCTATCCCGGTCAATATCGTCGTTGCCTGGCCCTACGGCATTTACCGCGATCGCGTGCTCGGCTTCGCCCGACGCCATGGCCCGCAACACTTTCTGCTGCGCAACCTGGCCGATCTGCTGGCGTACGTCAGTTTTCAGTCGCCGGTTTATATCGCCATTCTGTGGACCATCGGGGCGGATTCGTCGCAGATGCTGACCGCCGTTGCCAGCAATGCGGTCGTCTCCATGGTGATGGGAGTGATATACGGCTATTTTCTGGAATACTGCCGCCGGTTATTCAGGGTCGCCGTCACCGGGTAA
- the mraZ gene encoding division/cell wall cluster transcriptional repressor MraZ: protein MFRGATLVNLDSKGRLAVPTRYRETLNEESQGQMVCTIDLHQPCLLLYPLPEWEIIEQKLSRLSSMNPAERRVQRLLLGHASECQMDNAGRLLIAGTLRQHAGLTKEVMLVGQFNKFELWDEQTWYQQIREDIDAEQSTQEPLSERLQDLSL, encoded by the coding sequence ATGTTTCGTGGGGCTACGCTGGTTAATCTCGACAGCAAGGGGCGGCTTGCCGTACCTACCCGTTATCGGGAAACGCTGAACGAGGAATCGCAAGGTCAAATGGTTTGCACCATTGATCTTCATCAGCCATGCCTGCTGCTTTATCCCTTGCCTGAATGGGAAATCATTGAACAGAAGCTGTCGCGCCTGTCGAGCATGAACCCCGCAGAGCGCCGCGTTCAGCGCCTGTTGCTGGGTCATGCCAGCGAGTGTCAGATGGATAACGCCGGACGGTTATTGATCGCCGGTACGTTGCGGCAGCACGCAGGCCTTACAAAAGAAGTGATGCTGGTCGGGCAGTTCAACAAGTTTGAACTGTGGGATGAACAGACTTGGTATCAACAGATCAGGGAAGATATCGACGCAGAACAATCGACTCAGGAACCGTTGTCTGAGCGGTTGCAGGACTTATCGCTATAG
- the rsmH gene encoding 16S rRNA (cytosine(1402)-N(4))-methyltransferase RsmH: MPENYKHTTVLLDEAVNGLNIRSDGTYIDGTFGRGGHSRLILSQLGPEGRLLAIDRDPLAIEAAGAIDDPRFSIIHGPFSALADYMAERGLTGHIDGVLLDLGVSSPQLDDPERGFSFMRDGPLDMRMDPTRGLSAAEWLLKAEAEDIAWVLKTFGEERFAKRIARAIVERNRIEPLTRTKELAELIAAASPIREKHKHPATRSFQAIRIYINSELEEIERALDGALSVLAPHGRLSVISFHSLEDRIVKRFIRHQSRGPQVPAGMPLTEEQLRSQGGQTLKPVGKMMPSAEEVAANPRARSSVLRFAERLPA; the protein is encoded by the coding sequence ATGCCGGAAAATTATAAACACACCACCGTGCTGTTGGACGAGGCCGTTAACGGCCTGAATATTCGCAGCGACGGAACCTATATAGACGGCACTTTTGGCCGTGGCGGCCACTCTCGCCTCATTCTTTCCCAATTGGGACCGGAAGGACGCCTGCTGGCGATCGATCGCGATCCGCTGGCCATTGAAGCCGCCGGCGCGATAGACGATCCCCGGTTTTCCATTATTCACGGCCCGTTTTCCGCGCTGGCCGACTATATGGCCGAGCGCGGCCTTACCGGTCATATCGACGGCGTATTGCTGGATCTGGGCGTATCCTCGCCGCAGCTCGACGATCCCGAACGCGGTTTCTCCTTTATGCGCGACGGTCCGCTGGATATGCGCATGGATCCGACTCGCGGCCTTTCCGCCGCCGAGTGGCTGCTGAAAGCGGAAGCGGAAGATATTGCCTGGGTGCTGAAAACCTTCGGTGAAGAGCGTTTCGCCAAACGTATCGCCCGCGCCATCGTCGAGCGTAACCGCATCGAACCGCTGACGCGCACCAAAGAGCTGGCCGAGCTGATTGCCGCCGCCAGTCCGATTCGCGAAAAGCATAAACACCCGGCGACGCGCAGTTTCCAGGCCATTCGCATTTATATCAACAGCGAGCTGGAAGAGATTGAACGGGCGCTGGACGGCGCGTTGAGCGTGCTGGCTCCGCACGGTCGCCTGTCGGTCATCAGCTTTCACTCGCTGGAAGACAGAATAGTCAAACGCTTTATCCGCCATCAGAGCCGTGGTCCGCAGGTGCCGGCAGGTATGCCGTTGACGGAAGAGCAATTGCGCAGCCAGGGCGGACAAACCCTGAAGCCGGTGGGAAAGATGATGCCGTCGGCTGAAGAGGTCGCCGCCAATCCCCGCGCCCGCAGTTCGGTGCTGCGCTTTGCCGAGAGGCTGCCGGCATGA
- the ftsL gene encoding cell division protein FtsL, with amino-acid sequence MIGHERHGLVGVIGEDLLRNGKIPLLLMAAVLVSAVLVVTTAHKTRLLTAERERLLLERDALDIEWRNLILEENSLGDHSRVERIATEKLQMGHVDPSQENIVVKQ; translated from the coding sequence ATGATCGGCCATGAGCGTCACGGCCTGGTCGGCGTCATCGGCGAGGATCTGCTGCGTAACGGCAAGATCCCGCTGTTGCTGATGGCGGCGGTGCTGGTTTCCGCGGTGCTGGTGGTGACGACGGCGCACAAAACGCGTTTGTTGACCGCGGAGCGCGAGCGGCTATTGCTGGAGCGTGACGCGCTGGATATTGAGTGGCGCAACCTGATTCTGGAAGAGAATTCGTTAGGGGATCATAGCCGCGTTGAGCGGATCGCGACGGAGAAACTGCAAATGGGGCATGTCGATCCGTCACAGGAAAATATTGTGGTTAAGCAATGA
- a CDS encoding peptidoglycan glycosyltransferase FtsI produces the protein MKAARTGKLKRQEDQASFVSWRFALLCSCILLAMIGLMARAAYLQVINPDKLVREGDMRSLRVQEVPTARGMISDRAGRPLAVSVPVNAVWADPQQVNEQGGITLDTRWKALSDALEVPLDQLAAKINANPKGRFVYLARQVNPAIGEYIHKLKLPGINLRQESRRYYPSGQVTAHLIGFTNIDGQGIEGVEKSFDRWLTGQPGERTVRKDRFGRVIEDISSVDSQAAHNLALSIDERLQALVYRELSNAVAFNKAESGTAVLVDVGTGEVLAMANSPSYNPNNLAGTAKDIMRNRAITDIFEPGSTVKPMVVMTALQRGVIKENSVLNTLPYYVNGHEIKDVARYNELTLTGVLQKSSNVGVSKLALAMPSSALVDTYSRMGLGKATNLGLVGESSGLYPQKQRWSDIERATFSFGYGLMVTPLQLARVYATIGSFGVYRPLSITKVDPPVAGERVFPEALVRTVVHMMESVALPGGGGTKAAIKGYRIAIKTGTAKKVGPDGKYINKYIAYTAGVAPASNPRFALVVVINDPQAGKYYGGAVSAPIFGAIMGGVLRTMNIEPDALPIGDKNEFVINREEGPGGRS, from the coding sequence ATGAAAGCAGCCCGTACAGGAAAGTTAAAACGCCAGGAAGATCAAGCCAGCTTTGTCAGCTGGCGTTTTGCGTTGCTCTGTAGCTGTATTCTGCTGGCGATGATCGGTCTGATGGCGCGGGCGGCCTATCTTCAGGTGATTAACCCCGACAAACTGGTGCGTGAAGGGGATATGCGTTCGCTGCGCGTGCAGGAGGTGCCGACGGCGCGCGGCATGATCAGCGATCGCGCCGGTCGTCCGTTGGCGGTAAGCGTACCGGTTAATGCGGTGTGGGCCGATCCGCAACAGGTGAACGAACAGGGCGGCATCACGCTGGATACGCGCTGGAAAGCGCTCTCGGACGCGCTCGAAGTCCCGCTCGATCAGCTGGCGGCGAAGATTAACGCCAACCCGAAAGGGCGCTTTGTCTATCTGGCGCGTCAGGTCAACCCGGCCATCGGCGAATATATCCATAAACTGAAGCTGCCCGGCATTAACCTGCGTCAGGAGTCCCGCCGCTATTATCCTTCCGGCCAGGTCACGGCCCATCTGATCGGCTTTACCAATATTGACGGACAAGGCATTGAAGGGGTTGAAAAAAGCTTTGACCGCTGGCTGACCGGCCAGCCGGGCGAACGCACCGTGCGTAAAGATCGCTTTGGCCGGGTGATCGAAGATATCTCCTCCGTTGACAGTCAGGCGGCGCATAATCTGGCGCTGAGCATCGATGAGCGTTTGCAGGCGCTGGTCTATCGCGAACTGAGCAATGCGGTGGCGTTTAACAAAGCCGAGTCGGGCACCGCGGTGCTGGTCGATGTCGGCACCGGCGAAGTGCTGGCGATGGCCAACAGCCCGTCTTACAACCCCAATAATCTGGCCGGCACCGCCAAAGATATTATGCGCAACCGCGCCATTACCGATATTTTCGAACCCGGCTCCACCGTGAAGCCGATGGTGGTGATGACGGCGTTGCAGCGCGGGGTGATAAAAGAGAACAGCGTGCTCAATACCCTGCCTTATTACGTTAACGGTCACGAAATCAAAGACGTGGCGCGCTACAACGAATTGACCCTGACCGGGGTCCTGCAAAAATCGAGTAACGTCGGCGTTTCCAAGCTGGCGTTGGCGATGCCTTCCTCGGCGTTAGTGGATACATACTCGCGCATGGGGTTGGGAAAGGCGACCAATTTGGGGTTGGTCGGAGAAAGCAGTGGCTTATATCCTCAAAAACAACGGTGGTCTGACATAGAGAGGGCCACCTTCTCTTTTGGCTACGGGCTGATGGTAACGCCGTTACAGTTAGCGCGAGTCTACGCCACGATCGGCAGCTTTGGCGTTTATCGCCCGCTGTCGATTACCAAAGTCGATCCGCCGGTCGCCGGCGAACGTGTGTTCCCGGAAGCGCTGGTGCGCACCGTGGTGCATATGATGGAAAGCGTGGCGCTGCCCGGCGGCGGCGGCACCAAGGCGGCGATTAAAGGCTACCGGATCGCGATTAAAACCGGCACGGCGAAAAAAGTCGGTCCGGACGGCAAATACATCAACAAATATATCGCCTATACGGCGGGCGTCGCGCCCGCCAGTAACCCGCGCTTTGCGCTGGTCGTGGTCATCAACGATCCGCAGGCCGGGAAATATTACGGCGGTGCGGTTTCAGCACCGATATTCGGCGCCATCATGGGGGGGGTATTACGGACGATGAACATAGAGCCAGACGCTTTGCCCATCGGCGATAAAAACGAGTTTGTAATTAACCGAGAAGAGGGTCCAGGTGGCAGATCGTAA
- the murE gene encoding UDP-N-acetylmuramoyl-L-alanyl-D-glutamate--2,6-diaminopimelate ligase, producing the protein MADRNLRELLAPWVQDAPACALREMTLDSRVAAAGDLFVAIVGHQTDGRRYIPQAIAQGVAAIIAEAEGKAADGDVREMHGIPVVYLSNLHQRLSALAGHFYRQPAEKLQLVGVTGTNGKTTTAQLLAQWSQALGETSAVMGTVGNGLLGHVAPTGNTTGSAVEVQQVLRQLVDQGATFAAMEVSSHGLVQHRVSALPFAAAVFTNLSRDHLDYHGDMERYEAAKWSLFADHRVGQTIINADDDVGRRWLDKLPDAVAVTMENNLVPGCRGRWLKATGVDYHDRGATIRFDSSWGNGEIASRLMGAFNVSNTLLALATLLSLGYSLDRLISAGAHLQPVCGRMEVFSAPGKPTVVVDYAHTPDALEKALEAARLHCAGQLWCVFGCGGDRDKGKRPLMGGIAEQLADRVVVTDDNPRSEEPRAIVRDILTGLLDAGRAQVISGRAEAVTSAIMQAKENDVVLVAGKGHEDYQLVGNQRLDYSDRITVARLLGVIA; encoded by the coding sequence GTGGCAGATCGTAATTTGCGCGAGTTATTAGCGCCGTGGGTGCAGGACGCCCCGGCCTGTGCGCTGCGGGAAATGACATTAGACAGCCGCGTTGCGGCTGCCGGGGATCTGTTTGTGGCGATTGTCGGCCACCAAACGGACGGACGGCGCTATATCCCGCAGGCCATTGCGCAAGGCGTCGCCGCGATTATCGCCGAAGCCGAGGGCAAAGCCGCAGATGGGGACGTGCGTGAAATGCACGGCATTCCCGTGGTTTACCTGAGCAATCTGCATCAGCGTCTTTCCGCTCTGGCGGGACATTTCTATCGGCAGCCGGCGGAAAAATTGCAGTTGGTCGGCGTGACCGGAACCAATGGTAAAACCACCACGGCGCAGCTGCTGGCGCAGTGGAGCCAGGCGTTGGGCGAAACCAGCGCGGTGATGGGTACGGTGGGAAACGGCCTGCTGGGGCACGTCGCGCCGACCGGCAACACCACAGGATCGGCGGTGGAGGTACAGCAGGTGCTGAGGCAACTGGTCGATCAGGGCGCGACGTTTGCGGCAATGGAGGTCTCTTCCCACGGTCTGGTGCAACACCGCGTCTCCGCACTGCCGTTCGCCGCGGCGGTATTCACCAATCTGAGCCGCGACCACCTGGATTACCACGGCGACATGGAACGCTATGAGGCCGCGAAATGGTCGCTGTTCGCCGACCACCGGGTGGGGCAGACGATCATTAATGCGGATGACGACGTCGGCCGCCGCTGGCTCGACAAACTGCCGGACGCCGTCGCCGTTACCATGGAAAACAATCTGGTTCCGGGCTGCCGCGGCCGCTGGCTGAAGGCCACCGGCGTCGATTATCACGACCGCGGCGCCACCATTCGCTTCGACTCTAGCTGGGGCAATGGCGAAATCGCCAGCCGCCTGATGGGGGCCTTTAACGTCAGCAATACCTTGCTGGCGCTGGCGACGCTGCTTTCCCTGGGCTATTCGCTGGATCGGCTGATTAGCGCCGGCGCGCATCTGCAACCAGTGTGCGGCAGGATGGAGGTGTTCAGCGCCCCGGGCAAACCGACGGTGGTGGTGGATTACGCCCACACCCCGGACGCGCTGGAAAAAGCGCTGGAAGCGGCGCGGCTGCACTGCGCGGGGCAACTGTGGTGCGTCTTCGGCTGCGGCGGCGATCGCGATAAAGGTAAGCGCCCGCTTATGGGGGGCATCGCGGAACAGCTGGCCGACAGAGTGGTGGTGACCGACGATAACCCGCGCAGCGAAGAGCCGCGCGCCATCGTCAGGGATATTTTAACCGGGTTGCTGGATGCCGGACGCGCCCAGGTCATTTCCGGCCGCGCCGAGGCCGTCACCAGCGCCATTATGCAGGCGAAAGAGAACGACGTGGTGCTGGTGGCCGGTAAAGGCCATGAGGATTACCAACTGGTCGGCAATCAGCGGTTGGATTATTCGGACCGCATTACCGTCGCCCGCCTGTTGGGGGTTATCGCATGA
- the murF gene encoding UDP-N-acetylmuramoyl-tripeptide--D-alanyl-D-alanine ligase, giving the protein MMRVSLQQIASILGAQPIGGSVEIDDVATDTRKLQAGCLFVALRGEKFDGHDYAADALKNGAAALLVSKRLPVNAPQLLVEDTRLALGKLAGWVRQQSDARVVALTGSSGKTSVKEMTAAILRQCGNVLYTAGNFNNDIGVPLTLLRLTPEHQFAVIELGANHIGEIAYTTDLVRPESALVNNLAAAHLEGFGSLAGVAQAKGEIFAGLPADGVAIINADSNDFPHWQVTLSHKTVWRFSPQAAEDVDFFASDIKVLAQGTQFSLHTPFGVIDVTLPLPGRHNVANALAAAALAMSVGATLAAVKAGLAQLQAVPGRLFPIVLAPGKLLLDDSYNANVGSMTAAAQVLAEMPGYRVMVVGDMGELGDEARECHRQVGQAVRAAGIDKVLSVGTLSELIGRAGGDGEHFQDKGALVSRLGALIAEHKTISILVKGSRSTAMEQVVRALQENATC; this is encoded by the coding sequence ATGATGCGCGTTTCCTTGCAGCAGATAGCGTCGATTCTGGGCGCCCAACCGATCGGCGGCAGCGTCGAAATCGACGATGTCGCCACGGATACGCGTAAGCTGCAGGCCGGCTGCCTGTTTGTCGCGCTGCGCGGCGAGAAATTCGATGGGCACGACTATGCCGCGGATGCATTGAAAAACGGCGCGGCGGCCCTGCTGGTAAGTAAGCGCTTACCAGTTAATGCGCCGCAGCTGCTGGTGGAAGATACCCGTCTGGCGCTGGGCAAGCTGGCCGGTTGGGTAAGGCAGCAGTCCGATGCCCGCGTGGTGGCGTTAACCGGTTCTTCCGGCAAGACCTCGGTCAAGGAGATGACCGCCGCCATTCTGCGTCAGTGCGGCAACGTGTTGTATACCGCCGGCAACTTTAATAACGATATCGGCGTGCCGCTGACGCTGCTGCGTCTGACGCCGGAGCATCAGTTCGCGGTGATTGAACTGGGGGCCAACCATATCGGCGAGATTGCTTACACCACCGATCTGGTGCGTCCGGAAAGCGCGCTGGTCAATAACCTCGCCGCCGCGCATCTGGAGGGCTTCGGCTCGCTGGCGGGGGTGGCGCAGGCGAAAGGCGAGATTTTTGCCGGCCTGCCGGCCGACGGCGTGGCGATTATCAATGCGGACAGCAACGACTTCCCGCACTGGCAGGTGACGCTGAGTCATAAAACCGTATGGCGTTTTTCACCGCAGGCCGCCGAGGATGTCGATTTTTTTGCCAGCGATATCAAGGTGCTGGCGCAGGGTACGCAGTTCAGCCTGCATACGCCGTTCGGGGTAATTGATGTGACACTGCCCCTGCCGGGGCGCCACAACGTGGCCAACGCGCTGGCCGCCGCCGCGCTGGCCATGTCCGTCGGCGCCACGCTGGCGGCGGTGAAAGCCGGTTTGGCGCAGCTTCAGGCGGTGCCGGGCAGGCTATTTCCGATTGTGCTGGCGCCGGGAAAATTGCTGCTGGACGACAGCTACAACGCCAATGTCGGCTCGATGACCGCGGCGGCGCAGGTTCTTGCTGAAATGCCGGGATACCGCGTGATGGTGGTCGGCGACATGGGGGAACTGGGCGACGAGGCGAGGGAGTGTCACCGTCAGGTCGGCCAGGCCGTCCGCGCCGCGGGCATCGATAAAGTCTTGAGCGTGGGAACGTTAAGCGAATTGATCGGCCGCGCCGGCGGCGATGGCGAACATTTTCAGGATAAGGGCGCGCTGGTTTCGCGTCTGGGCGCGCTGATAGCCGAACATAAGACAATAAGCATATTGGTTAAGGGGTCACGGAGCACCGCGATGGAGCAGGTAGTACGCGCATTACAGGAGAATGCAACATGTTAG
- the mraY gene encoding phospho-N-acetylmuramoyl-pentapeptide-transferase yields MLVWLAEHLVKFYSGFNVFSYLTFRAIVSLLTALVISLWMGPHLIAWLQRLQIGQVVRSEGPESHFSKRGTPTMGGVMILASITISVLMWVNLSNPYVWCVLAVLLGYGVVGFIDDYRKVVRKDTKGLIARWKYFWQSLIALVVAFVMYAIGKDTPATQLVVPFFKDIMPQLGLLYVVLAYFVIVGTSNAVNLTDGLDGLAIMPTVFVAAGFALVAWATGNMNFAGYLHIPYIRHASELVVVCTAIVGAGLGFLWFNTYPAQVFMGDVGSLALGGALGTIAVLLRQEFLLVIMGGVFVVETLSVILQVGSFKLRGQRIFRMAPIHHHYELKGWPEPRVIVRFWIISLMLVLIGLATLKVR; encoded by the coding sequence ATGTTAGTGTGGCTGGCCGAGCATCTGGTCAAGTTTTATTCCGGCTTCAACGTCTTTTCCTATTTGACGTTTCGCGCCATCGTCAGCCTGCTGACCGCGTTGGTGATTTCCCTGTGGATGGGGCCGCATTTGATTGCCTGGCTGCAACGTTTGCAGATCGGGCAGGTGGTTCGCAGTGAAGGTCCGGAGTCGCATTTCAGCAAGCGGGGAACGCCGACGATGGGGGGCGTGATGATTCTGGCGTCGATCACTATTTCGGTGCTGATGTGGGTCAACCTGTCCAACCCCTATGTCTGGTGCGTGCTGGCGGTGCTGCTGGGCTATGGCGTGGTCGGCTTTATTGACGATTACCGCAAGGTGGTGCGTAAAGACACCAAGGGGCTGATCGCGCGCTGGAAATATTTCTGGCAGTCGCTGATTGCGCTGGTGGTGGCCTTCGTCATGTATGCGATTGGTAAAGACACGCCGGCCACCCAACTGGTGGTGCCGTTTTTTAAAGACATCATGCCGCAACTGGGGCTGCTCTACGTAGTGCTGGCGTACTTTGTGATTGTCGGGACCAGCAACGCGGTGAACCTGACCGACGGTCTGGACGGACTAGCGATTATGCCGACGGTATTCGTCGCCGCCGGATTCGCCCTGGTCGCCTGGGCGACGGGGAATATGAATTTTGCCGGTTATCTGCATATTCCCTATATCCGCCATGCCAGCGAACTGGTGGTCGTCTGTACGGCGATTGTCGGGGCCGGACTGGGATTTTTATGGTTTAACACCTATCCGGCCCAGGTGTTTATGGGGGATGTGGGTTCGCTGGCGCTGGGCGGCGCGCTGGGCACCATCGCGGTGCTGCTGCGTCAGGAGTTTTTGCTGGTAATTATGGGCGGCGTATTCGTGGTGGAGACGCTGTCGGTCATTTTACAGGTTGGATCCTTTAAGCTGCGCGGCCAGCGTATTTTCCGCATGGCGCCGATTCATCACCACTATGAACTTAAAGGATGGCCGGAACCGCGGGTGATCGTGCGTTTCTGGATTATTTCGCTGATGCTGGTGCTGATTGGCCTGGCAACGCTGAAGGTACGGTAA